The proteins below come from a single Sporosarcina sp. FSL K6-3457 genomic window:
- a CDS encoding LysR family transcriptional regulator — protein sequence MDYQWLKTFAIAAETLNFRKASEKLMLSQPSVTVHIRLLEEQLGTKLFDRVNNRVTLTDAGKVFYPEAIRLTNDVDASVNRMHAFSQGYRRNWTIAISPLMAETILPYFLRTFIERHRDIEISIRIEESEVIEQLVDNGDVHLGISALDSKFKNIDSTHMYEDPILFIMPTDQYDEETGPPIHIPDVLRKNYLLTHHHPVFWDDLLVTLNKQIPGIRTMKVTQAHIAKRFIQEGLGVSFLPHSIVRRELMEGRLMQPHFDLFDLPTVSTYILVKKKGNLEEEFMNEIAKFYFG from the coding sequence ATGGATTATCAATGGCTGAAAACGTTTGCGATTGCCGCTGAAACATTAAACTTCCGCAAAGCTTCTGAGAAATTGATGTTGTCCCAACCAAGTGTTACCGTCCATATCCGACTACTCGAGGAACAACTGGGTACGAAGCTGTTTGACCGTGTGAACAACCGTGTCACTTTGACGGATGCAGGTAAAGTTTTTTACCCTGAAGCAATTCGACTCACGAACGATGTCGATGCGAGTGTCAATCGTATGCATGCATTTTCGCAAGGCTATCGCCGAAATTGGACCATCGCTATTTCACCGTTAATGGCTGAGACGATTTTGCCTTACTTTTTGCGGACATTCATCGAGCGTCACAGGGACATCGAAATCTCTATTCGCATCGAAGAATCTGAAGTTATCGAACAGCTTGTTGACAACGGAGATGTCCATCTAGGCATCTCTGCGCTGGATAGCAAATTTAAAAATATTGATTCAACTCATATGTATGAGGACCCCATTCTATTCATCATGCCTACTGATCAATACGATGAAGAAACCGGTCCCCCCATTCATATCCCTGACGTACTTCGGAAGAATTATTTATTGACCCATCATCATCCCGTCTTTTGGGACGACTTGCTCGTTACACTTAACAAACAGATTCCAGGTATTCGAACGATGAAAGTAACGCAAGCACATATTGCAAAACGCTTCATCCAGGAAGGGCTCGGCGTCTCTTTTCTGCCCCATTCCATTGTGCGACGCGAATTAATGGAAGGTAGACTGATGCAACCGCATTTCGACCTGTTCGACTTACCAACCGTCTCGACGTATATCCTTGTGAAAAAGAAAGGCAATCTTGAGGAAGAATTTATGAATGAGATTGCGAAGTTTTATTTTGGCTAA